Genomic DNA from Dama dama isolate Ldn47 chromosome 26, ASM3311817v1, whole genome shotgun sequence:
gacagagaaattaaggaaacaataccattcaccattgcaacaaaaagaataaaatacttaggagtatatctacctaaagaaacaaaggacctatacatagaaaactataaaacactgatgaaagaaatcaaagaggacacaaacagatggagaaacataccgtgttcatggattggaagaattaatattgtcaaaatggctattctacccaaagcagtctatagattcaatgcaatccctatcaagctaccaatggtattttttttttttttctcattaaactttttttaatgggtctcaaattctgtgacagatttttggtcaaggtgttttcattaaaaagtactgattttaaaaactaataacttAAACTGCCACACACAAAACATATGGTCCACAAAaacattctcctttccttctgaaggTTTTACGATGCATTGTTATCATTAACCAGTCTTTTACTATCAAACTTAAATGGCCAATTGAGACAAACAGTTCTGAGACCGTTCTTCCACCACTGATTAAGACTGGGGTGGCAGGTGTTGGGGATAATATTCATTTAGCCTTCTGAGCTTTCTGGGCAGACTTGGTGACCTTGCCAGCTCCAGCTGCCTTCTTGTCCACTGCCTTGATGACACCCACAGCAACTGTCTGTCTCATGTCACGCACAGCAAAACGGCCCAGGGGAGGATAATCAGAGAAGCTCTCGACACACATGGGCTTGCCAGGAACCATATCAACAATGGCAGCGTCACCAGATTTCAAGAATTTAGGGCCATCTTCCAGCTTTTTCCCAGAACGACGATCAATCTTCTCCTTCAGCTCAGCAAACTTGCAAGCGATGTGAGCTGTGTGACAATCCAGCACAGGTGCATATCCAGCACTGATTTGGCCTGGATGGTTCAAAATAATCACCTGAGCTGTGAAGCCAGCAGCTTCCATGGGTGGATCATTTTTGCTGTCACCAGCCACATTGCCACGACGGACATCTTTGACAGACACGTTCTTGACATTGAAGCCCACATTGTCCCCAGGAAGGGCTTCACTCAATGCTTCATGGTGCATTTCTACAGACTTCACTTCAGTTGTTACATTGACTGGAGCAAAGGTGACCACCATGCCAGGTTTGAGAACACCAGTCTCCACACGACCCACAGGGACAGTACCAATACCACCAATTTTGTAGACATCCTGGAGAGGCAAACGCAAGGGTTTGTCAGTTGGGCGAGTTGGTGGCAGGATGCAATCCAGAGCTTCAAGCAGGGTGGTTCCACTGGCGTTGCCGTCCTTACGGGTGACTTTCCATCCCTTGAACCATGGCATGTTAGCACTTGGCTCCAGCATGTTGTCACCATTCCAGCCAGAAATTGGCACAAATGCTACTGTGTCGGGGTTGTAGCCAATTTTCTTAATGTAGGTGCTGACTTCCTTAACAATTTCCTCGTATCTCTTCTGGCTgtagggtggctcagtggaatcCATTTTGTTAACTCCAACAATTAGTTGTTTCACACCCAGAGTGTAAGCCAGAAGGGCATGCTCACGGGTCTGCCCGTTCTTGGAGATACCGGCTTCAAATTCACCAACACCAGCAGCAACAATCAGGACAGCACAGTCAGCCTGGGATGTGCCTGTAATCATGTTTTTGATGAAGTCTCTGTGTCCTGGGGCATCAATGATGGTAACATAGTACTTGCTGGTCTCAAATTTCCACAGGGAGATATCAATGGTGATACCACGCTCACGTTCAGCTTTCAGTTTGTCCAAGACCCAGGCATATTTGAAGGAGCCCTTTCCCATCTCGGCAGCCTCCTTCTCGAACTTCTCAATTGTTCTCTTGTCGATCCCGCCACATTTGTAGATCAGATGGCCAGTCGTGGTAGACTTCCCTGAATCTACGTGCCCAATGACAACGATGTTGATGTGGgtcttctcttttcccattttggcTTAGGTTTAACGGTGGTTTTCACGACACCTGTGTCCTGGCGGCAAACCCGTTGCGaaaaactaccaatggtatttttcacagaactagaccaaagaatttcacaatttgtatggaaatacaaaaaacctcgaatagccaaagtaatcttgagaaagaagaatggagctggaggaatcaacctgcctgacttcagactctactacaaagccacagtcatcaagacagtatggtactggcacaaagacagaaatatagatcaatggaacagaatagaaagcccagagataaatccacgaacctatggacaccttatctttgacaaaggaggcaaggatatacaatggaaaaaagacaacctctttaacaagtggtgctgggaaaactggtcaaccacttgtaaaagaatgaaactagaacactttctaacaccatacacaaaaataaactcaaaatggattaaagatctaaatgtaagaccagaaactataaaactcctagaggagaacataggcaaaacactctctgacataaatcaaagcaagatcctctatgacccacctcccagaatattggaaatataagcaaaactaaacaaatgggacctaatgaaacttaaaagcttttgcactacaaaggaaactataagtaaggtgaaaagacagccctcagattgggagaaaataatagcaaatgaagaaacagacaaaggattaatctcaaaaatatacaagcaactcctgcagctcaatttcagaaaaataaatgacccaatcaaaaaatgggccaaagaactaaacagacatttctccaaagaagacatacagatggctaacaaacacatgaaaagatgctcaacatcactcattattagagaaatacaaatcaaaaccacaatgaggtaccattacacgccagtcaggatggctgctatccaaaagtctacaagcaataaatgctggagagggtgtggagaaaagggaaccctcttacactgttggtgggaatgcaaactagtacagccgctatggaaaacagtgtggagatttcttaaaaaactggaaatagaactgccatatgacccagcaatcccacttctgggcatacacactgaggaaaccagaactgaaagagacacgtgcaccccagtgttcatcgcagcactgtttataatagccaggacatggaagcaacctagatgcccatcagcagatgaatggataaggaagctgtggtacatatacaccatggactattactcagccattaaaaagaattcatttgaaccagtcctaatgagatggatgaagctgaagcccattatacagagtgaagtaagccagaaagataaagaacattacagcatactgacacatgtatatggaatttagaaaggtgataacgataaccctatatgcagaacagaaaaagagacacagaaatacagaacagacttttgaactttgtgggagaatgtgagggtgggatatttcaaaagaacagcatgtatcctatctatggtgaaacagatcaccagcccaggtgggatgaacgagacaagtgctccggcctggtgcactgggaagacccagaggaatcggggggagagggaggtgggaggggggatcgggattgggaatacatgtaaatccatggctgattcatatcaatgtatgacaaaacccactggaaaaaaaaatatgaggagcatgaaacagtctgaaaaataggaggagcatgaaacggtgatcaaaaacatgaagagcctgaaaaggtgtgaaaaatatgaagagcttcaaaaggtgtgaaatagatgaggagcatgaaactctctgaaaaatagaaggagcatgaagtggtgttcaaaaatatgaatagcctgaaaaggtgtgaaaaatatgaagatcttcaaaaggtgtgaaaaatatgaggagcatgatatggtctgaaaaatgggaggagcatgaagcggtgttgaaaaacatgaagagcctgaaaacgtgtgaaaaatatgaagagcttcaaaaggtgtgaaaaatatgaagagcttcaaaaagtgtgaaatacatgaggaggattaaacggtctgaaaaataggaggagcatgaagtggtgttgaaaaaaactgaagagcctgaaaagttgtgaaaaatatgaagagcttcaaaaggtgtcaaaaatatgaggagcttgaaacggtctgaaaaataggaggagcatgaagccgtgttcaaaaacatgaagagcctgaaaaggtgtgaaaaatatgaagagcttcaaaaagtgtgaaatacatgaggaggattaaacggtctgaaagataggaggagcattaagcggtgttgaaaaacatgaaggcctgaaaacatgtgaaaaatatgaagagcttcaaaaggtgtgaaaaatatgaagagcttcaaaaggtgtgaaatacatgtggagcattaaacggtctgaaaaataggaggagcatgaagcggtgttgaaaaacatgaagagcctgaaaaggtgtgaaaaatatgaggagcttcaaaaggtgtgaaatacacgtggagcattaaacggtctgaaaaacaggaggagcatgaagcggtgtgcaaaaacaagaagagcctgaaaaggtgtgaaaaatatgaggagattcaaaaggtgtgaaatacatgtggagcattaaacggtctgaaaaataggaggagcatgaagcggtgttcaaaaacaagaagagcctgaaaaggtgtgaaaaatatgaggagcttcaaaaggtgtgaaatacatgtggagcattaaacggtctgaaaaataggaggagcatgaaacggtgataaataatgaagagcgttttgatttgcatttctctaataatgagtgatgttgagcatcttttcatgtgtttgttagccatctgtatgtcttctttggagaaatgtctgtttagttctttggcccattttttgattgggtcatttatttttctggaattgagctgcaggagttgcttgtatatttttgagattaatcctttgtctgtttcttcatttgctattattttctcccaatctgagggctgtcttttcaccttacttatagtttcctttgtagtgcaaaagcttttaagtttcattaggtcccatttgtttagttttgcttatatttccaatattctgggaggtgggtcatagaggatcttgctttgatttatgtcggagagtgttttgcctatgttctactctaggagttttatagtttctggtcttacatttagatctttaatccattttgagtttatttttgtgtatggtgtaagaaagtgttctagtttcattcttttacaagtggttgatcagttttcccagcaccacttgttaaagaggttgtcttttttccattgtatatccttgcctcctttgtcaaagataaggtgtccataggttcgtggatttatctctgggctttctattctgttccattgatctatatttctgtctttgtgccagtaccatactgtcttgatgactgtggctttgtagtagagtctgaagtcaggcaggttgattcctccagctccattcttctttctcaagattactttggctattcgaggttttttgtatttccatacaaattgtgaaattctttggtctagttctgtgaaaaataccattggtagcttgatagggattgcattgaatctatagactgctttgggtagaatagccattttgacaatattaattcttccaatccatgaacacggtatgtttctccatctgtttgtgtcctctttgatttctttcatcagtgttttgtagttttctatgtataggtcctttgtttctttaggtagatatactcctaagtattttattcctttgttgcaatggtgaatggtattgtttccttaatttctctgtctgttttttcattgttagtatataggaatgcaagggatttctgtgtgttaattttatatcctgcaactttactatattcattgattagctctagtaattttctggtagagtctttagggttttctatgtagaggatcatgtcatctgcaaacagtgagagattttgaaatggtgtgaaaaatatgaagagcttcaaaatgtgtcaaatataagaggagcatgaaacagtgttcaaaaacatgaagagcctgaaaagcagtgaaaaatatgaagagcttaaaacggtgtcaaatataggaggaacatgaaacagtgttcaaatcatgaagagcctgaaaaggtgtgaaaaatatgaagagcttcaaaaggtcccaaaaatatgtggagcatgaaacggtctgaaaaataggaggagcatgaagcagtgttcaaaaacatgaagagcctgaaaagcggtgaaaaatatgaagagcttcaaaaggtttcaaaaagatgaggaacatgaaacggtgttgaaaaacatgaagaccctgaaaaggtgtgaaaagtatgaggagcttgaaaaagtgtcaaaaatatgaggagcatgaaacggtcagaaaaataggaggagcatgaaccggtgttgaaaaacggtagagcctgaaaaggtgtgaaaaatatgaagacttcaaaagttgtcaaaaatatgaggagcatgaaacggtctgaaaaataggaggagcatgaagcagtgttgaaaaatattaagagcctgaaaaggtgtgaaaaatatgaagagcttcaaaatgtgttcaaaaatatgaggagcatgaaacggtctaaaaaataggaagagcatgaagcggtgttgaaaaaaaaaaaagcctgaaaaggtgtgaaaaatatgaagagcttcaaaatgtgtcaaaaatatgaggagcatgaaacggtctgaaaaataggaggagcatgaagcagtgttgaaaaatattaagagcctgaaaaggtgtgaaaaatatgaagagcttcaaaatgtgttcaaaaatatgaggagcatgaaacggtctaaaaaataggaagagcatgaagcggtgttgaaaaaaaaaaaaaagcctgaaaaggtgtgaaaaatatgaagagcttcaaaatgtgtcaaaaatatgaggggcatgaaacggtctgaaaaataggaggagcat
This window encodes:
- the LOC133047294 gene encoding elongation factor 1-alpha 1, producing the protein MGKEKTHINIVVIGHVDSGKSTTTGHLIYKCGGIDKRTIEKFEKEAAEMGKGSFKYAWVLDKLKAERERGITIDISLWKFETSKYYVTIIDAPGHRDFIKNMITGTSQADCAVLIVAAGVGEFEAGISKNGQTREHALLAYTLGVKQLIVGVNKMDSTEPPYSQKRYEEIVKEVSTYIKKIGYNPDTVAFVPISGWNGDNMLEPSANMPWFKGWKVTRKDGNASGTTLLEALDCILPPTRPTDKPLRLPLQDVYKIGGIGTVPVGRVETGVLKPGMVVTFAPVNVTTEVKSVEMHHEALSEALPGDNVGFNVKNVSVKDVRRGNVAGDSKNDPPMEAAGFTAQVIILNHPGQISAGYAPVLDCHTAHIACKFAELKEKIDRRSGKKLEDGPKFLKSGDAAIVDMVPGKPMCVESFSDYPPLGRFAVRDMRQTVAVGVIKAVDKKAAGAGKVTKSAQKAQKAK